The Microbacterium sp. LWH7-1.2 genome window below encodes:
- a CDS encoding alginate lyase family protein translates to MSHGEGAWMPPAEVEGFAARSAAGRRTLHLLAATFTAICLVLGMVAASAGAGHAATVDGVVADTASVRQQSPGTSFGTAETVVVRNDVVYGIAENVIQDDAWVRTTTPTANYGTTANLVIGKGGHAYFRLDVSAIDEADLSAVVLNLTKYNNAADVTAVRAGEFLSNGGAATTTRWSETSVTWNTRPLDVPGSPVARASVAQGNTNVPLDVTELVKDAKADAAEALTIHITTEKVDDLNVAGTDIYSTRATNPLTVPWVEVSHTTDVVAVDYPVAQRFADYRTNAHTAQDVVRIAAGDGRYLTVNDATGAIGLTSVADEAGLFAVYGYDYTASEYAGTGGGQQTTYAIRSLTNDKFLTIQNYGTAGDQPYYNKAESNYVVSATAPVVAWNERFSLTGTPDTGQYMILSHLNSLRDGAEGATSPTRMTDTAMVITPGDRQTHWYGFESVDTELLEVHQSVAGTSARLTWMPVAGDQDAAHYRVDGGTGVTVSDGVLTATVDGLAAGEHTITVSYDDGSDVLTDDVRVRVFSHPGVSLTTEQLTAMRDRIAAKAEPWYSDYLRMKNTVPNSLASLDFQVVARAGVGRGTPAGSGNIKDYEYSSAAAYFHALQWVITGDARHADKVVEILNAWSSTLTQIDGRDQILGAGLSTLKLINAAEIVRYYDGGYTGYADEDFASFQKLMRNVVYPVIQDAGAPMIANGNWDGAAIVAVEAIGVITDDAAIFDEATSMYQSPYINGSLENYVTDWGQIQESARDQAHAQLGIGLMADVSTIAGNQGVDLWSLDDNKLARAFNWVAEYNLFHGEGTLRAEPVENVFGRTDANAYWDEMDEQSILRGQLRPVYEAALAHYSKVDGVDVTWLARAAKAMRPQGLVHFDNLNFDTLTMYDGEPTAEPTPYFQLRTMLAPWYQRTWPEVAKWGTVLQSDRALQDGGVLPAGYTTETLESYFAVQPDGTMALGAMQEDAPYFRLVTNPDETYSIQEVSTGRFLGVAATVVDGKNVITAASLVAGDAEKFQLRTTGLGRYYLVHGGRLVEATVEGSVDAPRDATVALRLGTQPETLSTNTTPVNALLFSYGDADTIDKASVTAHDSSITTADSWNPVDNLEAATDQAGDEVTDLTQIAVSGTVDVTTPGAYPITYHSGTASATVMVTVVAATAPTVAITSGGGTVSRAAPLRVSGTADAGNTGWGAAGAKITVEIRNAKGAVALTGEAAVDASGAWSSTLNVSKVPAGSYVIAAIATSRGGGAAKAEAALRLKK, encoded by the coding sequence ATGTCGCACGGTGAAGGTGCATGGATGCCACCCGCGGAGGTCGAAGGATTCGCGGCGCGGTCGGCGGCAGGGAGACGGACACTCCATCTTCTGGCGGCGACGTTCACGGCGATCTGTCTCGTGCTTGGGATGGTCGCCGCATCCGCAGGTGCCGGCCATGCGGCGACTGTCGATGGTGTCGTTGCGGACACCGCTTCGGTACGTCAGCAAAGCCCCGGCACAAGTTTCGGCACCGCTGAGACGGTCGTCGTTCGGAACGACGTCGTGTACGGGATCGCCGAGAACGTCATTCAGGACGACGCCTGGGTGCGCACGACGACTCCGACCGCGAACTACGGGACGACGGCGAATCTGGTCATCGGAAAGGGCGGGCACGCCTACTTCCGGCTGGATGTCTCGGCGATCGACGAGGCGGATCTGTCCGCGGTGGTTCTGAACCTCACCAAGTACAACAACGCAGCCGACGTGACGGCGGTGCGGGCCGGCGAGTTCCTCAGCAACGGCGGCGCAGCGACGACCACGCGGTGGAGCGAGACATCGGTCACCTGGAACACCCGTCCCCTCGACGTTCCCGGTTCCCCGGTCGCACGGGCCTCGGTTGCGCAGGGCAACACCAACGTGCCTTTGGATGTGACCGAGTTGGTGAAGGATGCGAAGGCCGACGCTGCCGAGGCGCTGACCATCCACATCACCACCGAAAAGGTCGATGACCTGAACGTCGCGGGCACCGACATCTACTCCACGCGCGCGACGAACCCGCTGACGGTGCCGTGGGTCGAGGTCTCTCACACCACCGACGTGGTCGCGGTGGATTATCCCGTTGCGCAGCGATTCGCGGACTACCGGACGAACGCGCACACCGCCCAGGACGTGGTCCGGATCGCGGCCGGCGATGGCCGCTACCTCACCGTCAACGACGCGACCGGCGCCATCGGGCTGACCAGCGTCGCCGACGAGGCGGGGTTGTTCGCGGTCTACGGCTACGACTACACCGCATCTGAGTATGCGGGCACCGGCGGCGGGCAGCAGACCACCTACGCCATCCGGAGCTTGACCAACGACAAGTTCCTGACCATCCAGAACTACGGCACGGCAGGCGACCAGCCGTACTACAACAAGGCGGAGTCGAACTACGTGGTGTCGGCGACAGCGCCAGTGGTCGCGTGGAACGAGCGGTTCTCGCTCACCGGCACACCCGACACGGGCCAGTACATGATTCTCAGCCACCTGAACTCGCTGCGCGACGGCGCCGAAGGTGCGACCTCGCCGACACGCATGACCGACACGGCGATGGTGATCACTCCCGGGGACCGACAGACACACTGGTACGGGTTCGAGTCGGTGGACACCGAACTCCTCGAGGTACACCAGTCGGTCGCGGGCACGTCGGCACGGCTCACCTGGATGCCGGTGGCCGGTGACCAGGATGCTGCGCATTACCGGGTCGACGGCGGCACGGGCGTCACCGTCAGCGACGGCGTCCTGACTGCCACCGTCGACGGCCTGGCCGCCGGTGAGCATACGATCACCGTAAGTTACGACGACGGCTCGGACGTGCTGACGGACGACGTGCGCGTTCGAGTGTTCAGCCATCCCGGCGTCTCGCTCACCACGGAGCAGCTGACCGCTATGCGGGACCGGATCGCTGCGAAGGCCGAGCCTTGGTACTCCGACTACCTGCGGATGAAGAACACCGTTCCCAACTCGCTGGCGTCGCTGGACTTTCAGGTGGTGGCGCGCGCCGGCGTGGGCCGAGGCACTCCGGCCGGATCCGGCAACATCAAGGACTACGAATACTCGAGCGCGGCAGCGTACTTCCACGCGCTGCAATGGGTGATCACCGGGGATGCCCGTCACGCCGACAAGGTGGTCGAGATCCTCAACGCCTGGTCGTCGACGCTGACTCAGATCGACGGCCGCGACCAGATCCTCGGCGCCGGTCTGTCCACGCTGAAGCTCATCAACGCCGCCGAGATCGTGCGGTACTACGACGGCGGCTACACCGGTTATGCCGATGAGGACTTCGCCTCGTTCCAGAAGCTGATGCGCAACGTGGTGTATCCGGTGATCCAAGACGCCGGCGCACCCATGATCGCCAACGGCAACTGGGATGGGGCGGCGATCGTCGCCGTCGAGGCGATCGGGGTGATCACTGACGACGCCGCGATCTTCGATGAGGCTACTTCGATGTATCAGAGCCCCTACATCAATGGATCTCTGGAGAACTACGTCACCGACTGGGGTCAGATCCAAGAGTCCGCCCGCGACCAGGCACACGCGCAGCTGGGCATCGGCCTGATGGCGGACGTCAGCACGATCGCCGGGAACCAGGGCGTGGACCTGTGGTCGCTGGACGACAACAAGCTGGCTCGTGCGTTCAACTGGGTGGCGGAGTACAACCTGTTCCATGGTGAGGGCACGCTGCGCGCCGAGCCGGTGGAGAACGTCTTCGGACGCACCGACGCGAACGCGTACTGGGACGAGATGGACGAGCAGTCCATCCTGCGCGGGCAGCTGCGTCCGGTCTATGAGGCGGCGCTGGCACACTACTCCAAGGTCGACGGGGTCGACGTGACGTGGCTGGCGCGAGCGGCGAAGGCCATGCGGCCGCAGGGTCTCGTGCACTTCGACAACCTCAATTTCGACACCTTGACCATGTACGACGGTGAGCCGACCGCGGAGCCGACCCCGTACTTCCAGCTGCGGACGATGCTGGCACCGTGGTACCAGCGGACCTGGCCGGAAGTCGCAAAGTGGGGCACTGTGCTGCAAAGCGACAGAGCGCTTCAGGACGGCGGGGTTCTGCCGGCCGGGTACACGACGGAGACGCTCGAGTCCTACTTCGCGGTGCAGCCCGATGGAACGATGGCGCTCGGTGCGATGCAGGAGGACGCCCCGTACTTCCGCCTTGTCACGAACCCGGACGAGACGTACTCGATCCAGGAGGTGTCCACCGGGCGTTTCCTGGGAGTTGCGGCGACGGTGGTCGACGGGAAGAACGTCATCACGGCAGCCAGCCTGGTCGCCGGCGACGCGGAGAAGTTCCAGCTGCGCACGACCGGCCTGGGCCGGTACTACCTGGTGCATGGCGGACGACTGGTCGAAGCGACCGTCGAGGGGTCGGTGGACGCCCCGCGGGATGCCACCGTGGCGTTGCGCCTGGGAACGCAGCCGGAGACGCTGAGCACCAACACCACACCGGTGAACGCGCTGCTGTTCTCTTACGGCGACGCAGACACGATCGACAAGGCCTCCGTGACGGCGCACGACTCGTCGATCACCACAGCGGACTCATGGAACCCGGTCGACAACCTGGAGGCTGCGACCGATCAGGCCGGCGATGAGGTGACGGATCTGACTCAGATCGCGGTGTCGGGAACGGTCGATGTGACCACGCCCGGCGCGTATCCGATCACGTACCACTCAGGGACGGCGTCGGCGACGGTGATGGTCACGGTGGTCGCCGCCACCGCCCCCACCGTCGCGATCACCTCCGGGGGTGGAACGGTCAGCCGGGCGGCGCCGCTGAGGGTGTCGGGGACAGCCGACGCCGGCAATACCGGATGGGGCGCGGCCGGCGCAAAGATCACGGTGGAGATCCGTAACGCCAAGGGCGCCGTCGCGTTGACCGGCGAGGCCGCCGTCGATGCCAGCGGCGCCTGGTCGAGCACACTGAACGTGTCGAAGGTGCCGGCCGGTTCCTACGTCATCGCCGCAATCGCCACGTCGCGCGGTGGCGGGGCGGCGAAGGCCGAGGCGGCGCTCAGGCTGAAGAAGTGA
- a CDS encoding DUF6596 domain-containing protein, with the protein MTEARTDPRIERLLREQGPRALAIVAAHHGDFDGAEDAVQEALLAAAQQWPAGIPDDPRAWLVTVASRRLVDAYRSAAARRRRERETWEDRAAPAADEVGHGDSDDSLTLVLLCCHPALTPGAAIPLTLRAVGGLSTREIAAAFLVPEPTMAQRISRAKATLRAAGGRFEPPPDDARHERMRSALHVLYLMFNEGYLASEGDELVRPDLAREAIRLTRMLQSSLPDQPEVAGLLALMLLTEARRPARVDAAGRLVPLSEQDRRRWTPALIAEGVVLLTDAMRRGDVGEYQLQAAVAAVHDQAATYAATDWRRIAGLYRALARLSDNPMIGLNSAVAIAMTDGIPAGLAATDAAAAVLGDHHRVHAVRAHLHELGGDAELATAEFLAAAARTANEAERRYLQDTASRLASGVPKNSGIDSPTDVENGGSAPTP; encoded by the coding sequence TTGACCGAGGCGCGCACCGATCCGCGGATCGAACGGCTGCTGCGCGAGCAGGGGCCGCGGGCGCTGGCCATCGTCGCGGCTCATCACGGCGACTTCGACGGGGCTGAGGACGCCGTTCAGGAGGCGCTCCTCGCCGCCGCGCAGCAGTGGCCGGCAGGCATCCCCGACGATCCGCGCGCCTGGCTCGTCACTGTCGCCTCGCGGCGCCTCGTCGATGCGTACCGCTCGGCCGCCGCGCGCCGTCGTCGTGAACGGGAGACGTGGGAGGACCGTGCCGCGCCGGCCGCGGATGAGGTCGGCCACGGCGACTCCGACGACTCGCTCACCCTCGTGCTGCTGTGCTGCCATCCCGCGCTCACGCCGGGGGCGGCCATCCCGCTCACCCTGCGTGCGGTGGGCGGGCTCAGCACGCGCGAGATCGCGGCGGCCTTCCTCGTGCCGGAACCGACGATGGCGCAGCGGATCAGCCGAGCCAAGGCGACGCTGCGGGCGGCCGGCGGACGATTCGAGCCCCCACCCGACGACGCCCGCCATGAGCGCATGCGCTCGGCGCTGCACGTGCTGTACCTGATGTTCAACGAGGGCTACCTCGCGAGCGAGGGCGACGAGCTGGTGCGTCCGGACCTCGCCCGCGAGGCGATCCGGCTGACACGGATGCTGCAGTCGTCGCTTCCCGACCAGCCCGAGGTCGCAGGGCTGCTCGCTCTCATGCTGCTCACCGAGGCCCGCCGGCCGGCGCGTGTCGACGCGGCAGGCCGGCTCGTGCCGCTGTCGGAGCAGGATCGCCGGCGGTGGACGCCCGCGCTCATCGCTGAGGGCGTCGTGCTGCTCACCGACGCGATGCGCCGCGGCGACGTCGGCGAGTACCAGCTGCAGGCGGCGGTCGCGGCGGTGCACGATCAGGCCGCGACGTACGCCGCCACCGACTGGCGGCGCATCGCCGGGCTCTACCGCGCGCTCGCGCGGCTGAGCGACAACCCCATGATCGGGCTGAACAGCGCGGTCGCGATCGCGATGACCGACGGCATCCCGGCGGGGCTGGCGGCGACGGATGCCGCAGCCGCCGTCCTCGGCGACCATCACCGCGTGCACGCCGTGCGGGCGCACCTCCACGAGCTCGGCGGCGACGCGGAGCTCGCCACGGCGGAGTTCCTCGCGGCGGCGGCACGCACCGCCAATGAGGCGGAACGCCGCTACCTGCAGGATACGGCATCCCGTCTCGCGTCAGGGGTTCCGAAGAATTCCGGAATCGATTCGCCCACGGATGTCGAGAACGGCGGATCGGCTCCGACTCCCTGA
- a CDS encoding YciI family protein, with protein MRFMLLQNYAPTGSGAPPISEWQPGDIHAHIAFQREVSDRLSELGELIDAVGLAGPEAARFVTSDGSGPPVVTDGPYAEAKELLAGYRLVDVDSWERAIEIAALVSAAPGPGGVPIQEHIEVRQVMGAPSTDDL; from the coding sequence ATGCGCTTCATGCTGCTCCAGAACTACGCACCGACCGGGTCGGGGGCGCCGCCGATCTCGGAGTGGCAGCCCGGCGACATCCACGCGCACATCGCGTTCCAGCGGGAGGTCAGCGATCGCCTGTCCGAGCTCGGCGAGCTGATCGACGCGGTGGGCCTCGCCGGTCCGGAGGCCGCACGCTTCGTGACCTCGGACGGAAGCGGACCACCCGTCGTGACCGATGGCCCGTACGCCGAGGCGAAGGAGCTCCTCGCCGGGTATCGTCTCGTCGACGTCGACTCGTGGGAGCGCGCCATCGAGATCGCGGCACTGGTCTCCGCTGCACCGGGGCCCGGCGGCGTGCCGATCCAGGAGCACATCGAGGTACGCCAGGTGATGGGCGCCCCCTCCACCGACGACCTTTGA
- a CDS encoding VOC family protein, whose translation MPRITPNLWFDGQALDAAEYYVSVFPNSRITDVSRMGPDGLVLTAAFELDGQPHLALNGGPEFHFTEAVSFVIDCADQAEVDRYWDELTSGGGEEGRCGWLTDRFGLSWQVVPRALVDLLSDSDPQRAMRAGTALQGMRRIDVAALRAAADAG comes from the coding sequence ATGCCTCGCATCACCCCCAACCTCTGGTTCGACGGACAGGCCCTCGACGCTGCCGAGTACTACGTGTCTGTCTTCCCGAACTCGCGCATCACCGACGTGAGCCGCATGGGTCCCGACGGGCTCGTTCTCACCGCCGCCTTCGAACTGGACGGCCAGCCGCACCTCGCGCTCAACGGCGGTCCGGAATTCCACTTCACCGAGGCGGTCTCGTTCGTGATCGACTGCGCCGATCAGGCGGAGGTCGACCGCTACTGGGACGAACTCACCTCGGGTGGCGGCGAGGAGGGCCGGTGCGGCTGGCTCACCGACCGCTTCGGCCTGTCGTGGCAGGTCGTGCCGCGTGCCCTCGTCGACCTGCTCAGCGACTCCGACCCGCAGCGCGCGATGCGCGCGGGCACGGCGCTGCAGGGAATGCGGCGCATCGATGTGGCGGCGCTCCGCGCGGCGGCGGACGCCGGCTGA
- a CDS encoding hydroxyacid dehydrogenase, translated as MLFAGGSAAQILPPDEARRRNIVCADAGEANAQAVAEYAFAMILLVNKRARFAEQLYRRRRTHIDREAELRDTGNYGATVGLVGASRIGRRVASLLVHTDMKVLVYDPYATDADIAELGAQKVELDELMTASDVVSIHAPETTETHHMIGARELDRLRDGGVVVNTARGALIDHDALLPHLRRGRLEAVLDVTSPEPLPADHELWDLENVILTPHIAGATGNELRRMGTSIVDEVTRVVSTVQFHTTTRHASTSIGAATQRQSA; from the coding sequence GTGCTGTTCGCCGGCGGCTCCGCTGCGCAGATCCTTCCTCCCGACGAGGCCCGCCGCCGCAACATCGTCTGCGCGGACGCCGGGGAAGCGAACGCTCAGGCCGTGGCCGAGTACGCCTTCGCGATGATCCTGCTCGTCAACAAGCGCGCACGCTTCGCCGAGCAACTGTACCGTCGTCGCCGCACCCACATCGACCGGGAAGCGGAGCTGCGCGATACCGGCAACTACGGAGCGACGGTCGGATTGGTCGGCGCCTCACGCATCGGCCGCCGGGTCGCGAGCCTGCTCGTGCACACCGACATGAAGGTGCTCGTCTACGACCCGTACGCCACGGACGCGGACATCGCCGAACTCGGCGCGCAGAAGGTGGAGCTCGACGAGCTGATGACCGCGTCCGATGTGGTGTCCATCCATGCGCCGGAGACCACCGAAACCCACCACATGATCGGCGCCCGGGAGCTCGATCGGCTGCGCGACGGCGGGGTGGTGGTCAACACCGCTCGCGGCGCCCTCATCGACCATGACGCGCTGCTGCCGCACCTGCGTCGCGGCAGATTGGAGGCGGTGCTCGATGTCACCAGCCCCGAACCGCTCCCTGCTGATCACGAACTGTGGGACCTTGAGAACGTCATTCTCACCCCGCATATCGCCGGAGCAACGGGCAACGAGCTACGTCGGATGGGTACGTCGATCGTCGACGAGGTCACCCGCGTCGTTTCGACGGTGCAGTTCCACACGACGACCCGCCACGCCAGCACCTCCATCGGCGCCGCCACCCAGAGGCAGTCCGCATGA